In a genomic window of Candidatus Binatia bacterium:
- the leuB gene encoding 3-isopropylmalate dehydrogenase, translated as MTHPHRIAVLPGDGIGPEVTAEAVACLRTVAKRTGLTLEFEEAIIGGRAIDDVGIPLPEATLRLAQQSDAVLLGAVGGPKWDDPKAKVRPEQALLGIRQELGLFANLRPVKTVEALISASTLKPEVVSGVDILVIRELTGGIYFGKPSERREGKAGREAVDTLFYTEQEVRRVVQVAFDLARGRRKKVTSVDKANVLSSSRLWREVAHEVAAENPDVAYEDVLVDAMAMHLIRRPRDFDVIVTENMFGDILTDEAAMLPGSMGLLPSASLGERRRQIGERTAIFGLYEPIHGSAPDIAGKGIANPLAAILSAALLLRFSLAHEEGAAMIEGAVDRVLARGLRTADLAAPGERALSTQEMGAAVRAEIEG; from the coding sequence ATGACGCATCCCCATCGCATCGCAGTCCTTCCCGGCGACGGCATCGGCCCCGAGGTGACGGCCGAGGCCGTGGCCTGCCTGCGCACGGTCGCGAAGCGCACCGGCCTCACCCTCGAGTTCGAGGAGGCGATCATCGGCGGCCGCGCGATCGACGACGTCGGCATCCCGCTGCCCGAGGCGACGCTGCGCCTCGCGCAGCAGTCCGACGCCGTGCTGCTCGGCGCCGTCGGCGGCCCGAAGTGGGACGACCCGAAGGCCAAGGTGCGTCCCGAGCAGGCGCTGCTCGGCATCCGGCAGGAGCTCGGTCTGTTCGCGAACCTCCGCCCGGTCAAGACGGTCGAGGCGCTGATCTCCGCCTCGACGCTCAAGCCGGAGGTGGTGAGCGGCGTCGACATCCTGGTGATCCGCGAGCTCACCGGCGGCATCTACTTCGGCAAGCCCAGCGAGCGTCGCGAAGGGAAGGCCGGTCGCGAGGCGGTCGACACGCTCTTCTACACCGAGCAGGAGGTGCGGCGGGTCGTGCAGGTCGCGTTCGACCTCGCGCGCGGGCGTCGCAAGAAGGTGACCTCGGTCGACAAGGCGAACGTGCTGAGCTCGTCGCGGCTGTGGCGCGAGGTCGCGCACGAGGTCGCGGCCGAGAACCCCGACGTCGCCTACGAGGACGTGCTGGTCGACGCGATGGCGATGCACCTGATCCGCCGACCGCGCGACTTCGACGTCATCGTCACCGAGAACATGTTCGGCGACATCCTGACCGACGAGGCGGCGATGCTGCCCGGGTCGATGGGGCTTCTGCCGTCGGCCTCGCTCGGCGAGCGCCGCCGCCAGATCGGCGAGCGCACGGCGATCTTCGGCCTCTACGAGCCGATCCACGGCAGCGCGCCCGACATCGCGGGGAAGGGCATCGCCAATCCGCTCGCCGCGATCCTTTCCGCGGCGCTGCTGCTGCGCTTCTCGCTCGCGCACGAGGAGGGGGCCGCGATGATCGAAGGCGCGGTCGACCGCGTGCTCGCGCGCGGGCTGCGCACGGCGGACCTCGCCGCGCCGGGCGAGCGCGCGCTCTCGACGCAGGAGATGGGCGCCGCGGTGCGCGCGGAGATCGAGGGCTAG
- a CDS encoding carboxypeptidase regulatory-like domain-containing protein: protein MLVAAAALLTPAIATAQGKITGKVKFEGTPPAPAKLKMDADPVCAQAHPDGAVSEDIVVGEGGGLQNVFVYLKEVPGDFPAKTEPAVIDQKGCLYTPRVIGLQTGQPLKFLNSDPTLHNVHGMPKNNPGWNFAMPKFVKQKETKDLTKPEVMVAVKCDVHPWMAGYIGVLPHPFFAVTGNDGSFTIENVPPGEYEIIAWQEKLGTQSGKVKVDAGGTATSDFTFKAS from the coding sequence GTGCTTGTCGCCGCTGCAGCTCTGCTGACGCCGGCAATCGCCACGGCACAGGGAAAGATCACGGGTAAGGTCAAGTTCGAGGGCACGCCGCCTGCGCCGGCGAAGCTCAAGATGGACGCCGATCCCGTGTGCGCGCAGGCCCACCCGGACGGCGCCGTCTCCGAGGACATCGTCGTCGGCGAGGGTGGCGGTCTGCAGAACGTGTTCGTGTACCTCAAGGAAGTGCCGGGCGACTTCCCCGCGAAGACCGAGCCGGCCGTGATCGATCAGAAGGGCTGCCTCTACACGCCGCGCGTCATCGGCCTGCAGACCGGCCAGCCGCTCAAGTTCCTCAACAGCGACCCGACGCTGCACAACGTGCACGGCATGCCGAAGAACAACCCGGGCTGGAACTTCGCCATGCCGAAGTTCGTCAAGCAGAAGGAAACCAAGGACCTGACCAAGCCCGAGGTCATGGTCGCCGTCAAGTGCGACGTCCACCCGTGGATGGCGGGCTACATCGGCGTCCTGCCGCACCCCTTCTTCGCGGTCACCGGCAACGACGGCAGCTTCACGATCGAGAACGTCCCGCCGGGCGAGTACGAGATCATCGCCTGGCAGGAGAAGCTCGGCACGCAGAGCGGAAAGGTGAAGGTCGACGCGGGCGGCACCGCCACCAGCGACTTCACCTTCAAGGCGTCCTGA
- a CDS encoding 2-isopropylmalate synthase, whose protein sequence is MEQPGTDVVRIFDTTLRDGEQSPGATMNVEEKLAIARQLEELGVDVIEAGFAASSEGDFAAVQAVAAAVSTPVVLSLARTKEADILRAVRAVEKAKHPGIHVFIATSDIHLKHKLMMSRQQVLEAAGWAVDLAKKHVDHVEFSAEDASRSDPDYLVEVFTEAIRMGATVCNVPDTTGYAIPEQLKELFEYLRSKVPGADRVTWSTHCHNDLGMAVANSLAAVRGGARQVECTINGIGERAGNTSMEEVVMALDTRADYFGLKTNIRTEQIYRASRLLTQVTGIAVPINKPIVGENAFAHEAGIHQDGVLKHKLNYEIMKPEKIGRPSNSLVLGKHSGRAAFVDRLKTLGLFHPELDVNKAFAAFKALADRKKNVYDEDLVAIVAEESTRVPKRYELISLEASSSTSGPPQARIKVRVGEGEAEASATGDGVVDATYNALAEVVERFGGRVPQLDRYVVKAITGGTDAQGEVSCLLRDGETVATGQGAHTDIIVASALAYLSALNKLEYLRTYRPVDSEHGP, encoded by the coding sequence ATGGAGCAACCCGGTACAGACGTAGTTCGGATCTTCGACACGACGCTGCGCGACGGCGAGCAATCGCCGGGCGCGACGATGAACGTCGAGGAGAAGCTGGCGATCGCCCGCCAGCTCGAAGAGCTCGGGGTCGACGTCATCGAGGCGGGCTTCGCCGCCTCGAGCGAGGGCGACTTCGCGGCCGTGCAGGCGGTGGCCGCGGCCGTTTCGACGCCCGTGGTGCTGAGCCTCGCGCGCACCAAGGAAGCCGACATCCTGCGCGCGGTGCGCGCGGTCGAGAAGGCCAAGCACCCCGGCATCCACGTCTTCATCGCCACCTCGGACATCCACCTGAAGCACAAGCTCATGATGAGCCGGCAGCAGGTGCTCGAGGCCGCGGGCTGGGCGGTCGATCTCGCGAAGAAGCACGTCGACCACGTCGAGTTCTCGGCCGAGGACGCGTCGCGCAGCGACCCGGACTACCTGGTGGAGGTCTTCACCGAGGCGATCCGCATGGGCGCGACGGTGTGCAACGTCCCCGACACGACCGGCTACGCGATCCCCGAGCAGCTCAAGGAGCTGTTCGAGTACCTGCGCAGCAAGGTGCCGGGCGCGGACCGCGTGACCTGGAGCACGCACTGTCACAACGACCTCGGCATGGCGGTCGCGAACTCGCTCGCCGCGGTGCGCGGCGGCGCGCGTCAGGTCGAGTGCACGATCAACGGCATCGGCGAGCGCGCCGGCAACACCTCGATGGAAGAGGTGGTGATGGCGCTCGACACCCGCGCCGACTACTTCGGGCTCAAGACCAACATCCGCACCGAGCAGATCTACCGCGCGAGCCGGCTCTTGACGCAGGTGACCGGCATCGCGGTGCCGATCAACAAGCCGATCGTCGGCGAGAACGCGTTCGCGCACGAGGCGGGCATCCACCAGGACGGCGTGCTCAAGCACAAGCTGAACTACGAGATCATGAAGCCCGAGAAGATCGGGCGTCCGTCGAACAGCCTCGTGCTGGGCAAGCACTCGGGACGCGCCGCGTTCGTCGACCGCCTGAAGACGCTGGGGCTGTTCCACCCCGAGCTCGACGTCAACAAGGCGTTCGCCGCGTTCAAGGCGCTCGCCGACCGCAAGAAGAACGTCTACGACGAGGACCTGGTCGCGATCGTCGCCGAGGAGTCGACGCGCGTGCCGAAGCGCTACGAGCTGATCTCGCTCGAGGCGTCGTCGAGCACGAGCGGGCCGCCGCAGGCGAGGATCAAGGTGCGCGTCGGCGAGGGTGAAGCCGAGGCCAGCGCCACCGGCGACGGCGTCGTCGACGCGACCTACAACGCGCTCGCCGAGGTCGTCGAGCGCTTCGGCGGCCGCGTGCCGCAGCTCGACCGCTACGTCGTCAAGGCGATCACCGGCGGCACCGACGCGCAGGGCGAGGTGTCGTGCCTGCTGCGCGACGGCGAAACGGTGGCGACCGGACAAGGCGCGCACACCGACATCATCGTGGCGAGCGCGCTCGCCTATCTCTCTGCCCTGAACAAGCTCGAGTACCTGCGGACCTACCGCCCGGTCGACTCCGAGCACGGACCCTGA
- the cyoE gene encoding heme o synthase, translating into MALATPTSRFSDYVELAKPRITLMVVLTTAAGFYLGARPSVDFLALLHTLLGTSLVASAASALNQVLERDTDARMERTRTRPIPAGRIEPGTALGFGIALAIIGGVYLAAAVNVLTATVGIVTLLLYVLVYTPLKRYSSLCTIVGAVPGALPPVMGWTAATGVLSAEAWVLFGILFFWQLPHFLAIAWNHREDYARGDQPMLPVADPSGASTARQIVLYCMALIPVSLAPTIMHLTGELYFYGALLLGVAYLLAGIHAARKLTRDAALTLLRVSVIYLPALLALMTFDKVPL; encoded by the coding sequence ATGGCCCTGGCCACGCCGACGTCCCGCTTCTCCGACTACGTGGAGCTGGCGAAGCCGCGCATCACGCTGATGGTGGTCCTCACCACGGCGGCCGGCTTCTACCTCGGCGCGCGACCGTCGGTCGACTTCCTCGCCCTGCTGCACACGCTGCTCGGCACGAGCCTGGTCGCGTCGGCGGCGAGCGCGCTCAACCAGGTCCTCGAGCGCGACACCGACGCGCGGATGGAGCGCACCCGCACCCGTCCCATTCCGGCGGGTCGCATCGAGCCCGGCACCGCGCTCGGCTTCGGCATCGCGCTCGCGATCATCGGTGGCGTGTACCTGGCGGCCGCGGTGAACGTGCTCACCGCGACCGTCGGCATCGTCACGCTGCTGCTGTACGTGCTCGTCTACACGCCGCTCAAGCGCTACTCGTCGCTGTGCACGATCGTCGGCGCGGTGCCCGGCGCCCTGCCCCCGGTCATGGGCTGGACGGCGGCGACCGGCGTGCTGAGCGCCGAGGCCTGGGTGCTGTTCGGGATCCTGTTCTTCTGGCAGCTGCCGCACTTCCTCGCGATCGCCTGGAACCACCGCGAGGACTACGCGCGCGGCGACCAGCCGATGCTGCCGGTCGCGGATCCGAGCGGCGCGAGCACCGCGCGGCAGATCGTCCTCTACTGCATGGCGCTGATCCCGGTCAGCCTCGCGCCCACGATCATGCACCTCACTGGCGAGCTCTACTTCTACGGCGCGCTGCTGCTCGGCGTCGCGTACCTGCTCGCGGGCATCCACGCCGCGCGCAAGCTCACGCG